In Camelus dromedarius isolate mCamDro1 chromosome 4, mCamDro1.pat, whole genome shotgun sequence, the DNA window CTGGATCCAGTTCTACCACCTCGATAATCTCTTCATCACCATGGAAGCTTAGGGTCTCCAGTGGGGGGGTGTCAGCGGCGGCCCCGCTTTCCGATTCGGACTCCATGCGGCGCAAGCGACGGATCCACTTCTCTGGGCCCAAACGCCTCCCAGAGTCAGCTCTGCGCGACGACGCGGAACACGAGCCCCTCCTCCCGGGAGGAAGTAGGCGTAGGCGACTCCCCGGCAGTGAGAACGACGGGCTCTCGACCAATAGAGAAGGCGGTTGACTGGATGAACCACCAATCACAGGGCAGAGTTGGGAGAAGGGGACGGGGCGTGGCAGGGAGCAACCAAACTCCGCCCGACCAGACTCCGCCCCCAACAGGAGGGAAACAAGCGAGCGTGCGCGCCTCTGGAGTCTCCTGGGAAGAGTAGTTCGCTCGGGTCCGCTCCGCGGGCTTCTGGGAGTTGTAGTTTCTGGTCTGTAGGCCGGACGAAAGGAGCGGGGGAGGCCCCTTACGCAAACTACAATTCCCGGCGGGGAGTGCGGTGAAGGGGGGTGGGATCTGAACATGGCGGCGGTGGTAGCTGCTACGGCGCTGAAGGGCCGGGGGGCGAGAAATGCCCGCGTCCTCCGGGGTAAGGAGAGGGACCCCGGGGAGGGCAGGACTGCAGGGAATCCCCTTTTTTCACATCCCGCTCGACGATAGCAGGATGTCAGGGCTGTCGATTGCTGCCCGCACCCCTCTGCAGGATCTTAAAAGAGTCTGGGGGCTAAAAGATGCTCTTTAGAGGTCACCCAGCCCATCCCTCAGCCTTCCGGTTACACGACACCTCTGGGGTCTTGCTGCGAAAGGGAGCCCCAAGGAAGCCTTTTAGACTCCCGCGCTCCAGGTGTTTCACACTCACCGCACTGCAGAGGAAAGAGCCCTGGGCTTCTGGAGGCTTGGGTTCTAGCCCCGGATAATTAGCAGTTTGACCTTGGGCGAAGCAGTTCGTCTCTcggggcttcagtttcctcttctataaaatgaggggaTGGAGTAGACTATCTTTAAGCCAGTGCTAACATTCTGCAGTTTGAAAACCTTCATACGCCTCATGTGAGCCCCGCTGTAGTCCTTCACATCTTGTCGTCTGAGGAGATGAAGAACAGCGAAGCTCGCTCTCTTGGCACCAGGGTGATAAGCCCGCAGTGACGTGGAAGTGGCTTTCAAAGGTGCCACCTCGATGGCGATTTTCCCATTTCCCTCTGGACTCTTCCTGGCACTTGTTACTCCAAACGGCAGTCACTCCCCTTTCTCATATCTCAACCACTCCTCCCCGGGCTTTCTTTCTCATCCTCTCTTACTGACCTTCCTTGCCTCCATCCACAGGGATTCTCTCAGGAGCCACAGCTAACAAGGCTTCCCAGAACAGGACCCGGGCGCTGCAAAGCCACAGCTCCCCAGAGTCCAAGGAGGAGCCTGAACCCCTATCCCCTGAGCTGGAATACATTCCCAGAAAGAGGGGCAAGAACCCCATGAAAGCTGTGGGACTAGCCTGGTGAGTTTTAACTAACCCTTTGCCCACCAGTGGGGAGTGGCACTAGGGGAGGGTGGAACCCAGAAACTTCTCCAAGTTTCAGGTGGTGAGCTGAATCCAAGGTTGTGGGGACAATTGCTGGGTGTGAGGACTGGAATCTCAGAGGACTGGGGTAGGGGAGTGGAAAAGGATGTGGAATTGGAAAGACAGTGTTTTCTGTGGAGTAAGCTGAGCTAATCTGATTCAGATTTGGGTTCCTGGCCTCATCCTCTCTTTGGGAGCTTGGGGTGAGACCCAATTGAGATCTTTCAGTTAATCGAGATCACACAAGATTATATTAGCTGTATAGTAGCACCTACAAGGTGTTCAGTGCATTGTTACTTGGATCTGACTCTCATCTTAATGCGTGTTATTGATCAATgttaaaggaaaaggagagggaaattgacatttttttctaGCACCTGAGGTGTGCCAGTACTTTACAGTGtaatgttttcatctttctgaGATAAATATGACATCCCCATTTCATAGAGGAGGGAACTGAAGCTCAAAGCTGGATTCTCACCAGGTCTTGTGACCCCATGCCCTTTCCCCACACCTCAGTGCTTTCCACACAGTGGTCACTCAGTTAAGGAGCGGAGTCTGCGAGGGGGTGTGAGGCAGTTTAGGCAGAGGGGAATCTTTGCCAAGACTTGGGGACGGAAAGAGGATGAGCTGTCTGGAGAGTCTTGCACAGTCGGTACAGCAGGATGGCAGGGCTCATACTGAGGAGTAACCAGTGTCTAGGGGAAAGTAATGACGAGGTGGGCAGAGACCCAACAACACTGGGCATTTTGTGCCATGCCTAGGAGTTTAAACTTGGCCAGGAAATGATGGAGAGCTATTACAGCATTTTAAGGAGGGCAGTGGCAGGATCTGATTCAAGTGGGGCCCTCCAGCAGCCATGGCAGAGGCTGAATAGACGCAAGTGGTATTGCAGCGTTCGAGCGATTGATGAGGCTAGAATGAGAttctccccagctcctctggCTCAGGCTTGGCCCCTCCCCAAATCCCGTGCACATTTCCCCACCCCTAGGGCCATCGGCTTCCCCTGTGGTATCCTCCTCTTCATCCTCACCAAGCGGGAAGTGGACAAGGACCGTTTGAAGCAGATGAAGGCTCGGCAGAACATGCGGGCATCCAACACGGGCGAGTATAAGAGCCAGAGGTTCAGGGCCTCCTCCCATCATGCCCCATCTCCTGAAGCTGGGTCCGGGGTGCAGTCGTGAGGAACACTGCAACCCTCCCCTAGACTGTGTTGACTGTGGCCTCCAGACTGTCAAGTCCTTTCGGTTTGGTGACGATTCTGGTTCTTGCCTCTGAGGCCCACCAGAGGGCGCATGAAGCCCAGGCTGctgccagcccctctcctcccctccaaagaAATCAGCCAAAGGCAAATAAAGTTACTTACTGAGTGAGTGGAAAGGAACCAGGACTGGGTTTGTGAGTCCCTTGGGAtgggtggggcagagggtgggggtggttaCTCCCTCTCACAGAAGCCTTAGTGTTCCGGCTGGAATGGTTGGGGGAGACTTAAATACAAGCCTAGACTCGGGCCTTGGGGACCAAGCCCTCAGAGCTGCTGGCCAGGAGGGTGGGGTCCCACTCAGCCTTAGACAAGTAATAAAGAGAATCAAAGAGGGCGTTCAGGGTGtggagttaaaaaaaagcacTGCTCCTTTTGGCTGAGTCCAAatgactcaacctctctgtgcctgtttccttgtttgtaagaGGGATTAGACTAGTGGTTTCCAAGGCAGGAGTTCTGAACCTGAACATAATggtccacccccacctccactcccccaTATGTGAAATCGTGTGTACACATACAGCTTTGCGGGGAAGAGAGTTCATAGCTCTCATGCACTTTTGTAAAGGGTCCATGATTCAGAAAAGGTCACGTGCTATGGCTCTGAGCAGCCCCTGCCAGACCTCGTCTTGCAGGGTTGAACGATCACCGGGAAGTATGGGGACAAAGTGTATTTGGTTATCATAGAAAAGGTAGAAGATTCCAAGCCAGAATGAAAAGGTGGATGTGGATGCTTTGGGCAGAGCCAGATTGATTCTCCCAGAGCTGAcaccttaaaatgaaaaaaaccagaGCCAAACAAGGTTTTACCTTCTAAACATAAAACTTTATTACATTTCTAGTTATGTCCTTTTGTGGGATATATTTAGGACCAAGTACTTAATAGAGAAGTCCTAATTATACCCTTGGGCTGATTTGGTTTCCACCCCACCCCATAGAGTGACCCTTGTTCTCCCTTCCCCATTCCAGCTTGAGGCACTTGGTGTCACAAAGAAAGCAGTAGTTGGCTGGAGAGATGGGGCCTGAGTCTTTAATCCCCCAAGTATGAGTTAACAAACTAAGAGggacagtctctctctctcagggcCCTCTCCAAGTCAGCAGAAGGGAAGAACCACGGGCACCACAGCAGGCTTCCATTATCTCCCAGACAGGGTGAGGGACCCCAAGGCATTGTCCCTGCCCACACCCCAGTCTCTCTTCACCCTGGTTACTTCCTGGCCATGCTGCCACAAAGTGGTGATCCTACATGCCACCCCATCTCCTGAACTTTGTCCCTCACTTTCTGCTCTGAGCAGCCTGACCAAAGGAAGCAAGATGTCCCTCTAACCAGAAATCTCAGAAGCACCAGGGAGGCCCAGGCAGCTTTGGAGAATGGGGACCATACGGCTACAAATGGGCCTGCTCTCTCTGCCACCATAAGCCAGGAGGAAGCCGCGGGTAGATGCTGCTCTGTATTGGCCTCTGCGCTTGACTTTGCTCACTGTCTTCCTCCCCATCCCTAACCCGGCAAATCAGTGTATATATGCTATCAAAAGTAGGGGCTGAAGCAGGGAAGACCCACAAGCACAAACCCCTTCTACCTTCCTGAGCTGGAAGGTGCCAAGAGTTGCCAAAGGGGTACAGGATAATGGCCTATGAGTCCAGGAGGCTGGGGCAAAGCTCTGTGGCTTTGTTGGGGGCTCAGGGAGGAAACAGCTCCAGCTACCTAGTCCAGAAGCCTGTAGCAGAAGTGGGAGGGGAAACCTCATGACCATGAAGTCGCTTCTACCTCTCATATTCCCTTTTAGTTCCAGACTAGGCTCTTTTCATCCTCCCTACTCCAACCCCAGCTGTTAAGAAGAATTTGGTGCCCCTAGTAGATGCAGGGAGAAGGCACATCTTTCGTCTAGGTCCCTGTCAAGTCCACTAAGGGAAAGAGTTAGTCCCTAGTTCCTCCATCCCCAGCTGGTACCTACACAACCACAGCCAGAGAGGGGCCACCCATCCccagacagaaggaaaatgggCATGTTACTTGAGGGGAAAGAAAGGGGTCTGAGGCCCAGACCCAGGTCACAAGGCCCAGCCCTCTAGGGAAGGGAAAGCCTGGGGTGGGGCACATAGGAGTTGCTCCTTAATTGCGATCCCCCAGGAGCTGCAGCACAAAGGTGAAGATGTAGACGATGTCTGTGTAGATCTGCAGCGCACCCGTGATGTAGTCCTCCGGGCTGATGGTGTGCTTCCGGTTCCCCAGGACCAGCTGTGTGTCGTAAGCCAGGAACTGCAAGGACAGGGAAGCTACACATGAGGACCCAGGGGCTCAGCGGTCAGCAGACCTATCCTGGGAGCCTCTGTGCCGTGAGGTGTGCTTAGGGAACACATTAATGAACAGTAGAACAtatggtctctgccctcaagcaGTTCACAGTctagaaagagagacagacacactgtCTCCATATCTGGCCCACTGAGTGTTCTCATAGCCGGCGGTGTAAACAAGAGATGGTGGCAATGCCCAGGAAATCGGTGGAACCCATGGAGAGTAGGAAAAAGGAAGGGCACTGTGGCCTAAATTCACCAGCCGCCCAgttcctcccctccatcccctcagCTCCCCTTCCTAAAGAGGGTGGGACCTTACTCACCAAGGTGAAGCAAATGGCCCCCAGAGCAGCGTAGACCATGTGCAGCCAGTAAATCTGTGCAGAGGAAACAGGGATGGCGTTAGAAATCTTAGCAAAGCTTGGGCGGAGTCAGGGCCTTGGGACCATCTTCTGGCCAAGCGGGAAGATCTAGGAAGCTGGCTACATGAAAGGAATACTTCTGCCTTCCAGATGGTGGCAGAAATTAAGAATGGTAACATATTTGGCAGAGAAAACACAGGCCATCCTCTAATGGCTACATAAAACCAATCACAGAATCTTAGCCAAACCACTCTGCAGAGTTAATCAAGGTACAGAGGTGTCCACTATTCTTCTGGAAGAAAAAGTGGCTGAATTCTAGCTCTGGGAGGGGCAGACCCATGTGCATGCTGGTTGAAAAGCCCCATCACCTTTCCCCTAGTTATGGCCAACATTCCATAGATCATGTTCCTGTAACCCAGCCCCAGAGGGACAGATTAAAGAAGAGGGCTGGGGGGAAGCCCTCCAACCACCCTGACGAATATCAGAGTCAGGGAATacccccagggcagccctgctcAACAGCCTTCCAAGTGCCTGTCCAAAGAAGGGCAGGGCCAGCCCACAGTGAAGTGGGCAGGCGGCCCTCCCGTTCACGTGTTTCCCCTTCAGCGCTGTTCTCGCCTCCCCATCATGAAGCTTCCCTCAGTCTAGGGGCCTCATGCTCTCCCTGCTGACTGGAATAAAAGAGGAGTTGGACACAGTGATCCCTAAGGTCCCTTCCACCCAAGCCCATCTTCTCGGTCCTCTGGGTTCCTCTGCCAGCCTGCCTCCTAGAACCTGGTCTCAGCTGTCAGACAGATCTAACCCACCACTTCTCTTAGGAATCTCATGATTCTGTCCAAGGCCTCAGGTGCTATGGTTCCCAGGGCCCGATGTCTCCAAAGAGACTCTAACCCAAAGGATGGCTCTTCAGCTTGGATACCTTTGCTAGCCAGTCGAgaagttctggaagccagaaactGCCCAGAGGCCTGTGGGGCCGGCTCTACCACATTACACAGAAAGTCTGCCCTGAGCACCAGGTTCGCTGACCCCAGCTCTCCTGGGGCACTCACATATTTGAAGGACAGCACAATGGCCGTGACAATCCCAGTCACCATCATCACAATTCCCAGGACACAGAAGAGGCCTGTGCACGAGGTGAAGTCCACCTgccaggaagggagaggaaggcacATGTCAACCCAGCTGACCCAAGTAGCAGCCCAGCCAgacagcccctgcctcctcctccagaaaGTCCCAGTGCTGCCTCCTTGATGGGTAGGGAGCATGAGAGTGACCATGACATTCTAAGGAAAGACACAGGAAGCAGTTCTGTAGGTGCAGATATGACGGGAAAGGGGTTAGAGTCTCTAAGGGAAATCCTTCCCAGGCCTGCTCAAGTGCCAAGCCTGGAAGCCCAGGTCTGTCTATAATAAAAGAGGATGAGGCAGCCAGGGAAGGGCCCTCTGTGCCCTCACCTTGGTCTGGAAGCAGAAGATCGTGACTGAAATGGACACCACAGCAGTGATGATCATTGCAATGATGACAGCTTTAGTGTTATACACACTGCGGGGAAGAAGGAGTTGAGAGGCCAGAGGCATAAACCAAATATAAAGGACTTCAGAATCACCACTTCTAAAAGTATCCTGCCCAGAATCTACCCATACAGGTGGCTGCCAGCCCAGGGATGCCCCACACCCCTAGAAAACACACCCCTGTGTGGTGATTTGTCCCTGAACGTACCTGGAAATGGTGCCAGTCATGAAGCCCATGGCAAGAGTCTGAGGGAAGGACAGAGACAAGGGT includes these proteins:
- the LOC116147043 gene encoding probable hydrolase PNKD; translation: MAAVVAATALKGRGARNARVLRGILSGATANKASQNRTRALQSHSSPESKEEPEPLSPELEYIPRKRGKNPMKAVGLAWAIGFPCGILLFILTKREVDKDRLKQMKARQNMRASNTGEYKSQRFRASSHHAPSPEAGSGVQS